TATCTAAGCTGAGCGATGCAAAAAGGAGGTTAAAGAGATGAAGACAATAGATTTAACTCACACCATAAAGGAAAACATGCCGGTCTACCCAGGCACGGAACCACCTACCATAGTCAAAGCCACCTCTGTAGAGGTCGAGGGATTTGCGGAAAAACTCCTGACCCTTTTCAGCCACACCGGAACCCACATGGACGCCCCCGCCCACATGTTAAAAGAGGGCGCCTGCCTGGATCAGATGGAGGTCAGCACCTTTATGGGAAAGGCCGTGTTGGTCGACACAATAGACATACCGGGCAAAGAGGTGGAGCTGGAGGATCTTCTGCCATTTAAGGCAGCTCTGGACGAGAGTGACTACCTGATTCTAAGGACCGGTTGGTCTAGGTTTTGGGGTACCGACGACTACTTTGGCCCCTTTCCGGTGTTATCTCAGGAGGCGGCAAAATGGGTATCGGAGAGGGGACTTAAGGGGATAGGGGTCGATGCAATATCGGTGGATCCTATAGACTCTACGGTCCTGCCAAACCACCTGATCCTGCTGGGATCGGGCATGGTCATAGTGGAGAACCTGACAGGCCTGGACGATATGCCCGATTCGTTCACTATCTGCTGTCTTCCGATAAAGATAGGCCAAGCCGACGGAGCGCCTATAAGGGCCATAGGAATGGTCCAATGAGGGACGAAGGTCAGAGCAAAAGATGTCCAAGATAGCGTTCATGATGATAGCTGGCGCGTTAGGGGCGTTGAGCCGTTACTCCCTTTCTTCATTTGTACAGGGAAAGGAGTCGGGATTGTTCCCCTGGGGGACTATGACCGTCAACGTAGCGGGATGTCTTCTTTTTGGCTTTATATGGGCTTTGGCCAACGAACGACACTTTATATCCGGGCAGACGGCGTTTATCGTCCTTACGGGATTTGTGGGATCCTTCACGACCTTCTCGACCATGAGCTTTGAGGCCTTTCATCTCATATCCTCCGCAGCTCACGTCACAGCGAT
This region of Dethiosulfovibrio salsuginis genomic DNA includes:
- a CDS encoding cyclase family protein; this encodes MKTIDLTHTIKENMPVYPGTEPPTIVKATSVEVEGFAEKLLTLFSHTGTHMDAPAHMLKEGACLDQMEVSTFMGKAVLVDTIDIPGKEVELEDLLPFKAALDESDYLILRTGWSRFWGTDDYFGPFPVLSQEAAKWVSERGLKGIGVDAISVDPIDSTVLPNHLILLGSGMVIVENLTGLDDMPDSFTICCLPIKIGQADGAPIRAIGMVQ
- a CDS encoding fluoride efflux transporter FluC; translation: MSKIAFMMIAGALGALSRYSLSSFVQGKESGLFPWGTMTVNVAGCLLFGFIWALANERHFISGQTAFIVLTGFVGSFTTFSTMSFEAFHLISSAAHVTAIAYILGSQAIGVGAAFCGVLLGKLV